DNA from Gramella sp. MAR_2010_147:
TGGGATGTTGATTATGGATGGTTATTTCTATGTAGCCAATGTAGATCAACTAATTCGTTTTCCTTATAAAGAAGGTCAGAACACTATAGATGAGAATCCAGAGAAAGTTATAGATCTACCGGCTGGAGGTTATAATCACCACTGGACAAGGAATATTATTGCAGGATCCAGTAATGATAAAATTTATATTACCGTGGGAAGTTCAAGTAATGTGGGAGAGCATGGTATGGAAAAAGAAGAACGAAGAGCAAATATCATTGAGATCAATCCTGATGGTAGCGGAGAAAAAATTTATGCGGCAGGGCTTAGAAACCCTGTTGGGATAGATTGGAATCCAATTACAGGTGAGCTTTGGACTGCCGTAAATGAGAGAGATAAAATAGGAAACAACCTGGTTCCAGATTATGTTACCAGTGTAAAAGAAGGTGGTTGGTACGGTTGGCCATATTCTTATTTTGGAGAGATTAAAGATCCAAGATGGGCAGAAGATCCGCATTTAGAAATGGTTGAAAAATCTCTAGTTCCAGATGTTGCAGTGGGTCCTCATACGGCATCTCTTGGGTTTACATTTTACAAGAAAAATTCTTTTCCTCAAAAATACCATAATGGAGCCTTTGTGGGACAGCACGGATCCTGGAATAGAGCAAATTTTTCAGGATATAAAGTTTTGTTTATACCTTTCGACGAGAATGGAAATCCACAACAACCTGAAGATTTTCTTACCGGTTTCATTGCAGACGACGATGCCAGTGAAGTTTATGGACGTCCCGTGGGTGTGACAACGCTTCCTGATGGTTCTTTACTAGTGAATGATGATGATGGTGGTGTAATCTGGAGAGTTTCAGCTGAATAAAATTATATTGAAAAAAAATATATTATTCCTTTTAGTTCTTGTGTGTGTAGGAAAACTAAGTGCGCAGGAATTAAAAGGAATTGTTTTAGATAGCAAGACTGGCATTTCACTGGATAATGTTGCAGTTGCAAATTTAGATTCTGGAGTGATTAATCTTACAGATAAGAATGGTAATTTTAAATTTGATTTTGTAGAGTTTCCGGTAACCTTGGAGTTCTCAAGATCTGAATATTTGAATAATATTCTCAAAATTCAAAGTGAGCAGGAAGTTGTAGAAATATACCTTCAGAAAGAAATTGATCAGCTTTCAGAAGTAGTTGTTAGAAGTTCAAATATTCCTCAGGAAATTAGGAAGATTCCCGCATCTGTGAGTCTTATTTCTGAAAATGATTTACAGAGAACAGATAATTTCAATCTGGTTCAGAACTTTAATTATATTCCCGGGATTTTTGTGAGTCAGGGTGCATTGAATACGAATAAGATTAATATTCGTGGTATTGGCGCCAGAGCTCAATATAGTACAAATCGAATTAAAGCATATATTAACGGTATTCCACTAACAACAGCTGAAGGTGAATTAACTTTGGATGATTTTGATTCGGAATATCTGGATAGAATTGAACTTTTTAAAGGACCTGTTTCTTCCGTTTTTGGTGCAGGTTTAGGGGGTGCCATTAACCTTTATACTGCTCAAAATACCAGAGATCAGAAATCGGTTACGACCGCGTTCAGTTACGGCAGCTTTAATACCAGAAAGACCAGGGCGAATCTCAATTACGTAAAAGACAGTCTGGATATTTCTATTAATTACAACAATATTCAAAGTGATGGTTACCGTCAAAACGGAGATTATGAAAGAAATTCATTGTTAGGCTCTGCTGGCCTTACTACTAAATCCGGGAATTACTGGTCGTTCTTTTTTTCCTATACTAATTTGAAAGCCTTTATTCCAAGCTCTTTAAATGAAGATGATTTCAGGAATGATCCTGAAAAAGCAGCTTTTACCTGGAACCAGGCAGCGGGTTATGAATCTTATGATAAAAATATCTTTGGAATTTCTTATGAACATAATTTCTCTTCAAATTTTAAAAATCAAACTTCCGTTTTTTATAATTCCCGGGATGGCTATGAGCCAAGACCTTTTAATATTTTGGATGAGGATCGAAATTCCTTCGGTGTTAGGACTAAATTCAATTACAAAACTTCCGTTTTTGAAAAAGCTTCAGAACTTAGTTTTGGAGCAGAAACGATGTTAGAATTTTATGAAACCGGAACTTTTGAGAATCTTTATGAAGAAATAGAGGGAAGAAGAAGCGTTCAGGGAGATCGTTTGAGTTTAAATGAACAGAACAGGAATTATATCAATGTTTTTGCTCAGATGAATATGGAGATTACTTCAAGGTTATTTTTGGAAGCAGGTCTAAACTTTAACTCGACGGTGTATGATCTTGAGGATAAGTTTAATTCAGATGATAGTAACCAGTCTGGGGATTATCGCTTTGATCCGGTAATATCACCGAGATTAGGCTTAAGCTATGAAGCTTTTGAGCGAAAAAACTTTTATGCTTCTGCCAGTCATGGATTTTCTACACCAACGGTTGCTGAAACTTTAACTCCGGAAGGACAAATAAATACTGATCTAAAAACTGAAACCGGCTTGAATTATGAAGTCGGATTTAAAGGAAACTGGTTGAATAACAAACTTTATACGGAGTTAAACCTTTATTCTATTCAAATTCGAAATTTACTGGTAGCAAGAAGGGTAGGGCCAGACCAGTTTGTTGGTGTAAATGCAGGGAAAGCAGATCATAACGGGATTGAATTTACTTCAGCCTATCGAACAAATCTCTCTCCAGATCTTCAGCTCAAATTATTTCTTAATTCAAATTTCAATTTTTTCGAGTTCGATAAATTTGTAGATCTAGGTGAAAATTATTCGGGGAATACCATTCCGGGAGTTCCTGAATATATGATTTCACCGGGAACGGAGATCAGTTTTAAAGATCTTACTGCGAATATCAATTTTCAGGCATTCGGAGAAATGGCGCTGGATGATGATAATTCCGGATATACAGACCCTTACCAATTATTGAATTTCAAATTAAATTATAACTGGAATTTAAGCCAGAGATTGCATCTACAATTTAATTTCGGGATTAATAATATTCTGGATGAGGATTATGCGGCGAGTATAGTAACAAACGCAGTTGGCTTTAGAGGCTCTGCACCCCGTTATTATTATCCGGGCAATCCAAGAAATTATTTTGGAGGAGTAAGATTAAAGTTTGATTTATAATGTCATTTCGAACGAAATGAGAAATCTCAAGAGATGCTGAAACAAGTTCAGCATGACGACTACTAGAGAGCATCGTTATCCTGAATTTATTTCAGGGTCTCAGATGGTGAGGTTTTTCATCGCGCTCTGAATGACCAAGTTGTGCCATTCCGAACGTAGTGAGGAATCTCAAAGGTTCTGCGCTTCTGGCTTAAAATGGAGAACTACTTTTTCCTAACCACATCTGGTACCATAAACTCATAATTGCCGTTATGGTGCATGACATCCCGCACTACCGTAGAAGAAATATGAGCTTTGCCGGAACTGGAAAGCAGAAAGATGCTGTCTATGCCAGACATTTTGTAATTGGTTTGCCCAATAGATTTTTCAAATTCAAGATCCTGCCCGTTTCGTAATCCACGTAGAATAAAACCTGCATTTTGAGACTTGCAGAAATCAACTGTAAGGCCCTTATAGGTTTCAACCTTAATCTTAGATTCATTTTTATAGGTTTCTTTTAAAAAATGAAGTCTTTCCTCCAAACTAAACATATATTTTTTGCTGGAATTGGTGCCAATCGCCAGAATGATCTCGTCAAATAAGGGTAGCGCACGGTCAATAATATCGGTATGTCCAAGTGTAAGCGGATCGAAAGATCCCGGAAAAACTGCTTTTTTCATCAGGCGGTTTTTGATAGGTTATAAATGTAAAAGATAATTAGAAATTATCACTTTTGCTTTAAAGCCGCTTCGATAGCGCTTCCAAAAAGATCTTTCAGGCTTATACCGGCCTTTTCTGCCTGTTGAGGTAAAATACTAGCCTGACTAATGCCGGGGTTTGTATTCATCTCTATAAAGTGAGGTTCGCCATGATGGAAAATAAATTCAGATCTTGAAAAACCTTTCATTTTTAATTTCTTGTAGATCATGATCGCAATATCCTGCACTTTTTTAGTGTCTTCGTCAGTAATTCTGGCCGGCGTGATCTCCTGTGATTTTCCAAGATACTTCGCGGCATAATCAAAGAATTCACCTTCAGGAACGATCTCGGTAACCGGTAGTGCCATGATCTCCCCTTTATACGTGATAACACCTACGGAAACTTCGGTTCCGT
Protein-coding regions in this window:
- a CDS encoding sorbosone dehydrogenase family protein — its product is MKKLITSLVFSGVLFISMDVAAQANENLSEEKKKELGQSGPDYAETAIGKIKLPAPFASESVRKESKLVAWPEGKMPQAPEGFEVTKFAEDLEHPRWTYVAPNNDIFVVESDDAKKSANRITMFRDKDEDGVPDERYSFLKNLNQPFGMLIMDGYFYVANVDQLIRFPYKEGQNTIDENPEKVIDLPAGGYNHHWTRNIIAGSSNDKIYITVGSSSNVGEHGMEKEERRANIIEINPDGSGEKIYAAGLRNPVGIDWNPITGELWTAVNERDKIGNNLVPDYVTSVKEGGWYGWPYSYFGEIKDPRWAEDPHLEMVEKSLVPDVAVGPHTASLGFTFYKKNSFPQKYHNGAFVGQHGSWNRANFSGYKVLFIPFDENGNPQQPEDFLTGFIADDDASEVYGRPVGVTTLPDGSLLVNDDDGGVIWRVSAE
- a CDS encoding TonB-dependent receptor produces the protein MKKNILFLLVLVCVGKLSAQELKGIVLDSKTGISLDNVAVANLDSGVINLTDKNGNFKFDFVEFPVTLEFSRSEYLNNILKIQSEQEVVEIYLQKEIDQLSEVVVRSSNIPQEIRKIPASVSLISENDLQRTDNFNLVQNFNYIPGIFVSQGALNTNKINIRGIGARAQYSTNRIKAYINGIPLTTAEGELTLDDFDSEYLDRIELFKGPVSSVFGAGLGGAINLYTAQNTRDQKSVTTAFSYGSFNTRKTRANLNYVKDSLDISINYNNIQSDGYRQNGDYERNSLLGSAGLTTKSGNYWSFFFSYTNLKAFIPSSLNEDDFRNDPEKAAFTWNQAAGYESYDKNIFGISYEHNFSSNFKNQTSVFYNSRDGYEPRPFNILDEDRNSFGVRTKFNYKTSVFEKASELSFGAETMLEFYETGTFENLYEEIEGRRSVQGDRLSLNEQNRNYINVFAQMNMEITSRLFLEAGLNFNSTVYDLEDKFNSDDSNQSGDYRFDPVISPRLGLSYEAFERKNFYASASHGFSTPTVAETLTPEGQINTDLKTETGLNYEVGFKGNWLNNKLYTELNLYSIQIRNLLVARRVGPDQFVGVNAGKADHNGIEFTSAYRTNLSPDLQLKLFLNSNFNFFEFDKFVDLGENYSGNTIPGVPEYMISPGTEISFKDLTANINFQAFGEMALDDDNSGYTDPYQLLNFKLNYNWNLSQRLHLQFNFGINNILDEDYAASIVTNAVGFRGSAPRYYYPGNPRNYFGGVRLKFDL
- the coaD gene encoding pantetheine-phosphate adenylyltransferase; the encoded protein is MKKAVFPGSFDPLTLGHTDIIDRALPLFDEIILAIGTNSSKKYMFSLEERLHFLKETYKNESKIKVETYKGLTVDFCKSQNAGFILRGLRNGQDLEFEKSIGQTNYKMSGIDSIFLLSSSGKAHISSTVVRDVMHHNGNYEFMVPDVVRKK